The Rosa chinensis cultivar Old Blush chromosome 7, RchiOBHm-V2, whole genome shotgun sequence DNA segment CACTAATACCACAAGTGATGAACTTTTTCCATACACATCGAACAAGATGTTCTTCTCATTTTTCTAATGCTTCATGTACAATATGTAGAAGGTTGATCTTTTATAATTACACTCATTCTAACTTTGTGTCATCGTATCTAGACATTCATTGGAGATGCTTCGTATCATCTAGAACACATTTTGTGCTAGTTGTGCTCCATGGTACCATGGTATTTCTAAATATCTTCTGTTTTGTATTATTTATTTAATCCTTTATTTATATAAATGGATGTGGTTCTATTTGTGTCTTGCTTTATTGAGAAAAATGCAGGTTTCATATAGTCAACACTGTTGAGGGTATATGCTTGTGAAATCTAACGCACCACAGCTTCAGTTAGAGTGTTAACTAAATAGAACTCCTATGGTCAGCCCGAGAGTAAAATTTGTtgatctattttttcttttttaatatgaattgatttcattagtaatcaagccatataaacaggccagagtctaacagaacttacataagaagatCCGGGAACCTagataacctatctaagccaaactaaactcattaaagtctaataAGACGCTCGCATGAAGCAAGCCTAACTAAGCAAGCACAACGTCTCTTCctaaggaaaaatcattcatctagtccTATTTGCcgacacgcaattgtggtacaaataacaactagaaacgtcTTAGAAAATCTCATAGAGATTACCCCTACCTAAACAAGACTTGCATCAAATGTCTAATAGCAAACACTAAAATATAGCAGCTAACAACCTCGGCAACAGGTTGGTCTTCTTGCTCTTTGAAATCTGCTGACTCGAATTGAGCCTTGGCCTAAtagcccaagcccaaatccgAGCTAAATAAAAAGAAGCCCAATCAAGTTGCCTGGCCATCACCGCCACTGCTAGCAACAGATCCTCTGGCGGCTTGCCTTTCCGCCACACCATCATTCCTCTAACAACGAACACCAAAATCATATGAATTTGATTAGGAGCAAGTATCTCCGCTACCTCTCTCTGGCAAGCCTTAATCACATGCACAGAACATTGATTGGAAGAGAACCAATCTCCACCACAAAGTAGATCAAGCAATCGCCTCCGTCGTCAATTCAAGGGCACCCGAGGACGTAAGCCCCGATACCTGCACGCCGACGCGCTCAACTGCAAACCCACCGACATGCTCGATCTGCACCAATTTCCCACCGACACCAAATCAAACCCAGGTACCAAGCACAGACGGCTGAGCCACTGGATCCAAACCTGTAAAAAACAACTTGCCCAGAATCAAGACGCCGCCAACGAAGACCGCGTTCAAACCACCTATTCACCGCACGGCACTTCGACACTCTCCCACCTTCAAACCAGTTGCCGCTGCTTGCCAGAAACAGCTCTAGACACGATCAGCCAACTAGCCGCCGCTTGCACGAAACCCTAGGAGAGCCCTATGCAATTTGTATGTTTTGCCTTAAAATTTGTTGATCTATTGAATTGGAGCAACTAGTTCATCTTCaaggattttttatttttttttattttttattttttgagtaagTTCATTTTTGAATTTTAGTATATCGGATCTCTCTGTTGGAAATCCAACCATAAAACTACCgaaatttcaaaaagaaaaaccataaataaaaaattaaaaaaagtatgtaaaaaataatttcattGGTCGACGGGGATCCCAGCCTCCGCGGCTCAGCCCCAGCCTCCTCATAAAGTCATAATAAACGAGGACCTagtatttaatttattttattttattaatcagTTACACAGGTCAAGCCCCGCGGCGCCCTAGTCTCTCCGGCTCTCCGCCGGCATCCCATTAGCCGGTCAGTGTTGGCCACAGCAAACTGAAGGTGCCAAATGTCATCGCCTTGGTGGTCAGTGAGAGATGAGAGAACAGAAGAATTCGGATATTAAAAAGTTATGAGACGTCTCCTAACATTCTGTCCCCATGTAACATTTGGAAAGCTAGATTGGCAAAGCAGGGAATGGAAACACAATTGAGCAACGTgaagataaatttttttttttcccttttttccaTTGATCATTTATATACAATGCCATTTGAGGGAAGAATTACAATCACAAATCTTTAATGAAAGAAAGTCCATCAAACTAATATTAATTGCTCCAAATCGTTCTCATAAAACTGCATTAAAGATACAATGTGGTTAGCCCAAAGACTGAAGGAAAAATAGAACATAATTAGATCCCAATAGAATAAATGGTAACACCGATTAATGTTAAACCATTCGTTTTAATCATATGCTCTTTGACGTACGTAGTTCCACATATATCAAAGATTGTACCctttaatgaaagaaaaaaagaatttgcATGTAGAACTCTAATAAGAAGAAGTACAATCTCTTTCCATTATGTTATAGAGATCATACCTGCAGTTGAACTTTAATGCATCTTTACCTGCCTATGGAGCAACCTTGTATAAAACAAAGCCAATATACATATGTACATATTGCTTAATTTACATCACCCCTTATTAATTGAGCTATAGAAGTAATAGAACGATCCAAGATCGAGGACCACCGGGTTCTATCTGCAAAACATGATCAATACCTTAATTAGTCAAGTAGGTAGGTTTAATTATAAGATAGAATAATACAATACAATTTGATCAAACAAGCAATAAACTAATATTTAAAGTTGATTATTACCTTGACGCCTTGCTTGGTTATCAAGGTGAGTTTGTCTCCAATAATGAACTAATGCACGAAATGGCCAGAAGGAAAGAAACTGATTCCACCACCAATGTCGTGACgtcacctcttcttcctcctctgcgTAATAATTTTCATTACGATCTCCAAACTGATCGATCCCATTATTTAGTTCATATCGGTGTCGTGACgtcacctcttcttcctcctctgcgTAATAATTTTCATTACGATCTCCAAACTGATCGATCCCATTATTTAGTTCATATCGGCAAACTGGACAAGTATTGTGTAAGCTCAGCCAAGGGACTATGCAACCAGAATGATACACATGCTTGCATGGCATTTCTCTTACTTCTCCACCAACCACAAACCCTTCCTTGCAAACCGGGCAACCGGGTTCCTTCACCAACCCCTCTTCCGTGACTTTCACCGTAGGCAATCCTTCGATTGCCCAACTGGGCGCCGGTGATGGCCCCCGACGCTCATTCGGAACCTCGTTTATTGTTCCCACGAAAGTAGCAGCGTTATTAGTATGATCCTCGTCGATGGTGGCATTTTGTGGTACGGGAACTACAAGTCTTGGCGGTCTCTCGAACTGGAGGGTGATCCAAGACCGTGGATGATCAACTGGCTCATTGTCGGTTTCGATTTGCCATCGAAGTCGTCCATGGTGCCTCAGAGGGGAAGGATCGAGGACGAGAGCTAGGTTTTGAAGTAAGCGGGCAGCCGGGGAAGGTTCTACGGATTGAAGGTAGTTATTGATAGAGGCAGCAGGCCTCAATACATCGAGCTCATGATTCAGCTCATTGGAGCAACAGTGACATTGAAATCCATATGGGTTGGAAGAGGCAATTCTTACAGTATGTTGGCAATGGCGGCACCAGAAGAAACGAAAGGTTCTCATTCTTCTTATTCCATTGACCATAACTCGAGGACGAGGACGAACCAATGACGACGACATTGATAAAACTGATGCCAATAAATATTGGCTAGGGTTTGATGATTTGATTTGTCTTTGGACCTTTTTTAGGAAGACAACAAGTAGGACTCGTGTTTATATACATAAGTTTGATGAAGAGATCGAAAAGGAGAAAAGGATGGCTTTGGGTTGTACAGTTGGAGATTCCTTTTCGCAAAACAgtagttttggttttcttctttctttatgaTTTCCTCTTCTACTTTATCTTAACAAAAAAGCAAAGGATGATTGAAGCTTGATGCAAAGTTAAAATTAATGAGGTATGGTGCGTCTTTAACTAGCGACTAAACTTTGTATTAATTAAGCAAGATAGTCTTTTTGGTTGGATAGTAATTAAAAGACTAAGATGACCTTATATAAACTAATAggcctgggctcgggtcgggccgtGCTTGAAAATTAGTAAGATCGAGACCAGCCTGAGACTGTCGGTTCAGGCCTGTTCGAGCTTTTTCCAGAATGAAAACCGACAAAAACCGAACTCAGACTTTTCGGTTCGGTCTTTCGGGCTTTACGGGCCAGAAGAAAATATAGATCGGGTCCACTGTGTGCTAGAGCCTACAGCAGTGTATGGATATCAAGACATATGGCCGACATATTTGATTCTACCTAAATATTCTTTATTTCCTTCTTCCAAAAAATCAAATAATACACCTTTCACTTTTTGATTCCACTCACCACAAACCCATGTGAACAACTCAAGAAATATGGCCGACATCATTTGAttattctttctttccttcttcttcatcttctacaCGGCTACACCTTTCTCTTCCCAGTCTCAAAAGCTCAAAGCCAGTCAAGGCCATGAAAAAATCCCATCTCAGATCCTTATAAAACTactcatttttcatttcccacaattcaatttCCATTTCTCCACCCAAATAATCCAAAACCCACAACTTTGCTTCTAAAGTTTCCATCT contains these protein-coding regions:
- the LOC112180242 gene encoding probable E3 ubiquitin-protein ligase RHC1A, producing the protein MSSSLVRPRPRVMVNGIRRMRTFRFFWCRHCQHTVRIASSNPYGFQCHCCSNELNHELDVLRPAASINNYLQSVEPSPAARLLQNLALVLDPSPLRHHGRLRWQIETDNEPVDHPRSWITLQFERPPRLVVPVPQNATIDEDHTNNAATFVGTINEVPNERRGPSPAPSWAIEGLPTVKVTEEGLVKEPGCPVCKEGFVVGGEVREMPCKHVYHSGCIVPWLSLHNTCPVCRYELNNGIDQFGDRNENYYAEEEEEVTSRHRYELNNGIDQFGDRNENYYAEEEEEVTSRHWWWNQFLSFWPFRALVHYWRQTHLDNQARRQDRTRWSSILDRSITSIAQLIRGDVN